The Vescimonas coprocola genome includes a window with the following:
- a CDS encoding helix-turn-helix transcriptional regulator: protein MAKSGNQKGKLLYLAEIFHRETDEAHGLTLAELTERLAAYGVQAERKTLYADMEELRRCGLDIDSWKEGREYRYRLASREFELPELKLLVDAVQASRFITESKSRSLIKKLESLVSVRDARQLQRQVLIAGRVKTMNESIYYNIDKLHTAIGEGKQIRFQYFQWTVEKKEALRRDGGWYCVSPWHLRWDDENYYLIAYDAEADRVKHYRVDKMKRITLLEAPRLGQEKMARSDLAVYTQQLFGMYGGQPVRVTLEGENEMVGVLIDRFGKEVPVLPVDGTHFQAFVDVAVSPQFLGWVAGLGGGLRIVSPEPVVQKMQALVQRLAEQYCAPDGDKTSV from the coding sequence ATGGCCAAGAGCGGGAATCAGAAGGGGAAGCTCCTCTATCTGGCGGAGATCTTTCACCGGGAGACGGACGAGGCGCACGGACTGACACTGGCGGAGCTGACGGAGCGTCTGGCGGCTTACGGCGTGCAGGCGGAGCGCAAGACCCTGTACGCCGACATGGAGGAGCTGCGGCGCTGCGGACTGGACATCGACAGCTGGAAGGAGGGGCGGGAGTACCGCTACCGGCTGGCGTCACGGGAGTTTGAACTGCCGGAGCTGAAGCTGCTGGTGGATGCGGTGCAGGCCTCCCGGTTCATCACGGAGAGCAAATCCCGCAGTCTTATTAAAAAGCTGGAGTCGCTGGTCAGCGTCCGCGACGCCCGGCAGCTTCAGCGGCAGGTGCTCATCGCCGGGCGGGTCAAGACCATGAACGAGAGTATCTACTATAACATCGATAAGCTCCATACTGCCATCGGGGAGGGGAAGCAGATCCGCTTCCAGTACTTTCAGTGGACGGTGGAGAAGAAGGAAGCGCTGCGCCGGGACGGCGGGTGGTACTGCGTCAGCCCATGGCATCTGCGGTGGGACGACGAGAACTACTACCTCATTGCCTATGACGCCGAGGCGGACCGGGTGAAGCACTATCGGGTGGACAAGATGAAGCGCATCACCCTGTTGGAGGCGCCCCGGTTGGGGCAGGAGAAGATGGCCCGGTCCGACCTGGCCGTGTACACACAGCAACTGTTCGGAATGTACGGCGGTCAGCCGGTGCGGGTGACGCTGGAGGGGGAGAACGAGATGGTGGGCGTGCTCATCGACCGGTTCGGCAAGGAGGTGCCGGTGCTGCCGGTGGACGGGACGCACTTTCAGGCCTTCGTGGATGTGGCGGTGAGTCCCCAGTTCCTGGGCTGGGTGGCGGGCCTTGGCGGCGGCCTGCGGATCGTTTCACCGGAGCCGGTGGTGCAGAAGATGCAGGCGCTGGTGCAGCGTCTGGCGGAGCAGTACTGTGCGCCGGATGGGGACAAGACATCTGTATGA